One segment of Zhihengliuella halotolerans DNA contains the following:
- the pstC gene encoding phosphate ABC transporter permease subunit PstC, which yields MTTTTQQSALHDPKSAGGRAGDKIFSGITLTAGIVILAILAFVALYLVIESLPALTAGEGELANGKTSFWSYVGPMMVGTLIASGVALLIATPVAVGVALFISHYSPKKLSQPIGYVIDLLAAIPSVVYGAWGMTFLGPLLVPAYRWLSENAGWIPIFAGGYSQTGRTLFTASVVLAVMVLPIITSMCREIFVQTPKLHEEAALALGATRWEMVKMAVFPFARAGIVSAVMLGLGRALGETMAVALVLSPGVLSANLISAGNQTIPAEIALNFPEAFGMRQNELIAAGLVLFVITLVVNMIARWIVSRHKEFSGAN from the coding sequence GTGACAACCACGACTCAGCAGTCCGCACTGCATGACCCCAAGTCAGCAGGCGGTCGCGCCGGAGATAAGATCTTCTCCGGCATCACGCTGACGGCGGGCATCGTGATCCTGGCCATTCTGGCCTTTGTCGCGCTCTACCTCGTCATCGAATCCCTGCCCGCGCTCACTGCGGGCGAAGGCGAGCTGGCCAACGGCAAGACGAGCTTCTGGAGCTACGTCGGCCCGATGATGGTCGGCACGCTCATCGCCTCCGGCGTCGCCCTGTTGATCGCCACGCCGGTCGCCGTCGGCGTCGCACTCTTCATCTCTCACTACTCCCCGAAGAAGCTCAGCCAGCCGATCGGCTACGTCATCGATCTGCTCGCCGCGATCCCGTCGGTCGTGTATGGCGCCTGGGGCATGACCTTCCTGGGTCCGCTCCTGGTCCCCGCCTACCGGTGGCTGTCCGAGAATGCGGGCTGGATCCCGATCTTCGCCGGCGGCTACTCCCAGACCGGCCGCACGCTCTTCACCGCCTCCGTGGTGCTGGCCGTGATGGTGCTGCCGATCATCACGAGCATGTGCCGCGAGATCTTCGTGCAGACCCCGAAGCTCCACGAAGAAGCGGCGCTGGCCCTTGGCGCGACGCGCTGGGAGATGGTCAAGATGGCCGTCTTCCCGTTCGCCCGCGCTGGCATCGTCTCCGCTGTCATGCTCGGCCTCGGACGCGCCCTCGGTGAAACCATGGCCGTGGCGCTCGTGCTCTCCCCGGGCGTGCTGTCGGCCAACCTGATCTCGGCCGGCAACCAGACGATTCCGGCCGAAATCGCTCTCAACTTCCCCGAGGCCTTCGGGATGCGCCAGAACGAGCTCATCGCGGCCGGCCTGGTCCTCTTCGTCATCACCCTCGTGGTCAACATGATCGCGCGCTGGATCGTCAGCCGCCACAAGGAATTCTCGGGAGCTAACTGA
- the pstA gene encoding phosphate ABC transporter permease PstA → MTANVKTELENKGRSRLTVGQKPRWTWAACLAGSAIVAAAVLALIGFNVAGWAVLTAVLYVISMYVATLTIENRRKATDGMWTNLVVGAFLVALLPLISVIWTVLSIGLPGLLAPGFLASDMLGVTGAVDQQSVAEGTGVLGGVKHALIGSLLITLGATVISVPIGLLTSIYLVEYSRGGVFSKAITFFVDVMTGIPSIVAGLFAAGLMMTLVGPGTNVMGFSAVLALSVLMIPVVVRSTEEMLRVVPNELREASYALGVRKWRTILKVVIPTSISGIASGVTLAIARVIGETAPILVTAGVAIQTNWNLFQDWMMSLPVYIYRQMMFPTAPSAPDPSEQRAWAAALVLIIIVMLLNLIARIVAKTFAPKKSGR, encoded by the coding sequence ATGACCGCCAACGTGAAAACCGAACTCGAGAACAAGGGCCGTTCCCGCCTGACGGTGGGGCAGAAGCCCCGATGGACGTGGGCGGCATGTCTCGCGGGGTCCGCCATCGTCGCCGCCGCGGTCTTGGCACTGATCGGCTTCAATGTCGCCGGCTGGGCCGTTCTGACTGCCGTCCTCTACGTCATCTCGATGTACGTCGCGACGCTGACCATCGAGAACCGACGCAAGGCCACGGACGGAATGTGGACCAACCTCGTAGTTGGTGCGTTCCTGGTGGCCTTGCTCCCCCTGATCTCTGTCATCTGGACAGTGCTTTCCATCGGGCTTCCCGGCCTCCTGGCTCCGGGATTCCTGGCCTCCGACATGCTGGGTGTCACGGGCGCCGTCGACCAGCAGAGCGTGGCGGAGGGAACCGGCGTGCTCGGCGGCGTGAAGCACGCGCTGATCGGCTCACTGCTGATCACACTCGGCGCCACCGTCATCTCGGTCCCGATCGGACTGCTGACCTCCATCTACCTTGTCGAGTACAGCCGAGGCGGCGTCTTCTCGAAGGCCATCACCTTCTTCGTCGATGTCATGACGGGTATTCCGTCGATCGTCGCCGGTCTTTTCGCTGCGGGTCTGATGATGACCCTCGTCGGCCCCGGTACCAACGTCATGGGGTTCTCAGCGGTCCTCGCGCTTTCCGTGCTGATGATCCCCGTCGTCGTCCGCTCCACCGAGGAGATGCTCCGCGTGGTGCCCAATGAACTGCGCGAGGCGTCCTACGCACTCGGCGTCCGCAAATGGCGCACCATTCTGAAGGTCGTCATTCCGACGTCGATTTCGGGTATCGCCTCCGGCGTCACTCTGGCCATCGCCCGCGTGATCGGAGAGACGGCACCGATCCTGGTCACCGCGGGTGTCGCGATCCAGACCAACTGGAACCTCTTCCAGGACTGGATGATGTCGCTGCCGGTCTACATCTACCGGCAGATGATGTTCCCGACGGCCCCGTCGGCCCCCGATCCCTCGGAACAGCGTGCCTGGGCGGCAGCGCTGGTTCTGATCATTATCGTCATGCTGCTGAACCTGATCGCACGTATCGTCGCCAAGACTTTCGCGCCGAAGAAGTCCGGCCGCTAA
- the pstB gene encoding phosphate ABC transporter ATP-binding protein PstB, which produces MSKRIDAIDLNVYYGKFLAVSDVNINIEPKSVTAFIGPSGCGKTTFLRTLNRMHEVLPGARVEGKLLLDGDNIYAPGVDPVAVRSNVGMVFQRPNPFPTMTIRENVLAGLKLNGKRISKGDADAIVEKSLRGANLWNEVKDRLEKPGSGLSGGQQQRLCIARTIAVEPEVILMDEPCSALDPISTLAVEDLISELKDDYTVVIVTHNMQQAARVSDKTAFFNIAGTGKPGKLIEYAETSQIFNNPQEKSTEDYVSGRFG; this is translated from the coding sequence ATGTCCAAGCGCATCGACGCCATCGACCTGAACGTCTACTACGGCAAATTCCTTGCCGTTTCAGACGTCAACATCAATATCGAGCCGAAGTCCGTGACTGCCTTCATCGGCCCGTCCGGCTGCGGAAAGACGACCTTCCTGCGGACGCTCAATCGCATGCACGAGGTGCTCCCGGGTGCCCGCGTGGAGGGCAAGCTGCTGCTCGACGGCGACAACATCTACGCCCCGGGCGTGGACCCCGTCGCTGTCCGCTCCAACGTCGGCATGGTCTTTCAGCGGCCGAACCCGTTCCCGACCATGACCATCCGCGAGAACGTGCTGGCCGGGCTCAAGCTCAACGGCAAGCGCATCTCCAAGGGCGACGCGGACGCGATTGTCGAGAAGTCCCTACGCGGGGCGAACCTCTGGAATGAGGTTAAGGACCGGCTCGAGAAGCCGGGCTCCGGCCTCTCCGGCGGCCAGCAGCAGCGCCTCTGCATCGCGCGGACCATCGCGGTGGAGCCGGAGGTAATCCTCATGGACGAGCCGTGCTCCGCGCTCGATCCGATTTCGACGCTCGCCGTCGAGGACCTCATTTCCGAACTGAAGGACGACTACACGGTGGTCATCGTGACGCACAACATGCAGCAGGCGGCACGCGTCTCCGACAAGACGGCGTTCTTCAACATCGCCGGAACGGGCAAGCCGGGCAAGCTGATCGAGTACGCGGAGACGTCGCAGATCTTCAACAACCCGCAGGAGAAGTCGACGGAAGACTACGTCTCCGGCCGATTCGGATAA
- a CDS encoding inorganic phosphate transporter has protein sequence MDTFVFVLVIAGACGFTVLNGFRDVANAIAGAVRTGALQPRIAVVGAAAFAFIGTLLSTSFSLALLDRASFHYHSPASGLGLLLAAIISATAWLLWTWFRGIPHSSTHALFAGLAGALLASALLHPEDPIGVPLLILGGVLIPTIVTPVVAYIVSFAVTIPATWFMRHSTSSRVTRVSRGAQAVTSLAVSLGNGLQDGQRNAALLTFAFVIYTGTETTDSIPWWAPLTAALCMGLGALGGGWRITHTIGYRLVRFDPLRGATAQGVSALLLFAGALVLHLPLSTTQAVTSSIVGAGANQRFESVIWANVLRVATYWLTGPVICLGLGWLLYLAMHPLLG, from the coding sequence ATGGACACTTTCGTCTTTGTTCTGGTCATCGCCGGAGCCTGCGGATTCACCGTCCTCAACGGGTTCCGTGACGTCGCGAACGCGATCGCAGGAGCGGTCCGCACCGGCGCGCTGCAGCCGCGCATCGCCGTCGTCGGGGCCGCGGCCTTCGCGTTCATCGGAACCCTGCTCTCGACGTCGTTCTCGCTCGCGCTGCTGGACCGGGCCTCCTTCCACTACCACTCCCCCGCCTCGGGACTCGGTCTGCTGCTGGCGGCGATAATCTCCGCGACGGCGTGGCTGCTCTGGACATGGTTCCGCGGTATTCCGCACTCGTCGACACACGCGCTCTTCGCCGGGCTGGCCGGCGCCCTGCTCGCCTCGGCCCTGCTGCACCCTGAGGACCCGATCGGCGTCCCGCTCCTGATCCTCGGCGGCGTCCTCATCCCGACGATCGTCACTCCGGTCGTCGCGTACATCGTGTCCTTCGCCGTGACGATCCCGGCCACGTGGTTCATGCGCCACTCGACCTCGTCGCGCGTCACCCGGGTCAGTCGCGGCGCGCAGGCGGTCACGTCACTCGCCGTCTCACTGGGCAACGGCCTGCAGGACGGACAGCGAAACGCCGCCCTCCTCACCTTCGCCTTCGTGATCTACACCGGCACGGAGACGACCGATTCCATCCCGTGGTGGGCCCCCTTGACGGCGGCCCTCTGCATGGGGCTCGGCGCCCTCGGTGGCGGCTGGCGGATCACCCACACGATCGGGTACCGGCTGGTGCGCTTCGACCCGCTGCGCGGCGCGACGGCCCAAGGCGTCTCCGCGCTGCTGCTGTTCGCCGGGGCACTGGTGCTCCATCTGCCGCTTTCGACTACGCAGGCCGTCACGAGCTCGATCGTCGGCGCGGGTGCCAATCAACGGTTCGAGTCCGTCATCTGGGCGAACGTCCTGCGTGTAGCCACCTACTGGCTGACGGGGCCGGTCATCTGCCTGGGGCTGGGCTGGCTGCTCTACCTGGCAATGCATCCGCTGCTTGGCTGA
- a CDS encoding DUF47 domain-containing protein: MKFSLFPQETRGLQLLGDLCTNIQDCVQVLSEILGVLTEDNQEQLDALERAEMQALDTHYALLTQLRTSYVTPVPREDLYTFSRLLHDTVGELRSVGELMTSGDLTWISHRAADQLELVGRQATLTTSALGSLDRLDDLEDTWLQLMRLNKRVGRTHHAWVGETADLQRSSTIIRHRAVADQMLAASTRLHAVADHLGRVLVKES; encoded by the coding sequence GTGAAATTCAGTCTGTTCCCTCAGGAGACCCGCGGCCTACAGCTGCTGGGCGACCTCTGCACCAACATCCAGGATTGCGTGCAGGTACTCTCCGAGATCCTCGGCGTCCTCACCGAGGACAACCAGGAGCAGCTCGACGCGCTCGAGCGGGCCGAGATGCAGGCCCTCGACACGCACTACGCACTCCTGACGCAACTGCGGACGAGCTACGTCACCCCGGTCCCGCGCGAGGACCTGTACACGTTCTCCCGCCTCTTGCACGACACCGTCGGCGAGCTGCGCAGCGTCGGCGAACTCATGACGAGCGGCGACCTCACGTGGATTTCCCACCGCGCCGCCGATCAGCTCGAACTCGTCGGCCGCCAGGCCACCCTGACGACGTCGGCGCTGGGCAGCCTGGACCGGCTGGACGACCTCGAGGACACCTGGCTGCAGCTCATGCGCCTGAACAAGCGGGTCGGCCGCACCCACCACGCCTGGGTCGGAGAGACAGCAGATCTACAGCGCTCGTCGACGATCATCCGGCACCGGGCCGTCGCCGACCAGATGCTCGCCGCCAGCACGCGCCTGCACGCCGTGGCCGATCATCTGGGCCGCGTGCTCGTCAAAGAGTCCTAG
- the metH gene encoding methionine synthase produces MIPTLEGRAAELLHAIRTRVVVADGAMGTMIQEAEPTLDDYEQHEGCNEVLNATRPDIIAAVHDAYLEVGVDAIETNTFGANWSNLSDYGIDDRIRELARAGAALARERADAYTTAEHPRWVLGAMGPGTKLPSLGHTTYVHLRDTFAEQAVGLIEGGVDALLIETSQDLLQTKSAVNGCRAAIEQTGRAVPIITSVTVETTGTMLMGSEIGAALTTLQSLGVDVIGLNCATGPDLMSEHLRVLAHHSETPLVCMPNAGLPELGPKGAVYPLQPAELAAAHAQFVKEFGLGLVGGCCGTTPEHMRQVVEAVRGQQLPERTPERQNGVASLYSHTDLSQEASYLAIGERTNSNGSKAFRDALLESRWDDIVDIARAQTREGAHLLDVCVDYVGRDGVTDVREVVSRLASASTLPLVIDSTEPEVIRAGLELVGGRAVVNSVNFEDGDGPASRFQRIMPAVKEHGAAVIALTIDEEGQARTAEGKVRIASRLIDTLVEQWGMRVDDIIVDALTFPIATGQEETRRDAIETIDAIRQITARYPGVHTTLGVSNVSFGLNPAARTVLNSVFLHEATAAGLDSAIVHAAKILPRTAIPDEQWQAAENLVWDRREYDDEGNLTHDPLSHLLETFSGVDSAALRDQRAAELEALPVGERLERRIIDGARKGLEADIETALADGMAALDIVNTHLLGGMKVVGELFGSGEMQLPFVLQSAEVMKAAVALLEPHMERVEGEEDASKGVIVLATVRGDVHDIGKNLVDIILTNNGYTVINIGIKQPITAMIEAAAEHNADVIGMSGLLVKSTVVMKENLEELASRGLAEKWPILLGGAALTRTFVEDDLASQFPGVVRYARDAFEGLRLMEPLVAVARGADPESVGLPALKKRRHNVVTVTQTPDEELPARSDVVADNPVPTPPFWGTRIVKGIQLADYAAFLDERATFMGQWGLKPGRGADGASYEELVETEGRPRLAEWLERVATDRIMDPTVIYGYFPAWSEGNDVVIAHHGATMGGLGAPDGGSGGEPGTERLRFTFPRQRRDRHLCVADFIRPREWVEETGQFDVFPVQLATVGDDVSGHTAKLFEANRYREYMELHGLSVQLTEALAEFWHSRVRDELGFAGEDPDDVDGMFKLDYRGCRLSLGYPACPDMEDRHKVVELLRPERVGVTLSEELQLHPEQSTDAFVLHHPEATYFSV; encoded by the coding sequence GTGATCCCAACGCTTGAAGGCCGCGCCGCCGAACTCCTGCACGCCATCCGCACCCGCGTCGTCGTCGCCGACGGCGCCATGGGCACGATGATCCAGGAGGCCGAGCCGACACTCGACGACTACGAGCAGCACGAGGGCTGCAACGAGGTCCTCAACGCGACCCGGCCGGACATCATCGCCGCGGTGCACGACGCCTATCTCGAGGTCGGCGTCGACGCGATCGAGACCAACACCTTCGGCGCCAACTGGTCCAACCTCTCCGACTACGGGATCGACGACCGCATCCGCGAGCTCGCCCGCGCGGGCGCGGCCCTGGCGCGGGAGCGCGCCGACGCTTATACGACGGCGGAGCACCCCCGCTGGGTGCTCGGCGCGATGGGCCCCGGAACCAAGCTGCCGTCGCTGGGGCACACCACCTACGTGCACTTGCGCGACACGTTCGCCGAGCAGGCCGTCGGACTCATCGAGGGCGGCGTGGACGCCCTGCTCATCGAGACCAGCCAGGACCTGCTGCAGACCAAGTCCGCCGTCAACGGCTGCCGCGCCGCGATCGAGCAGACCGGACGCGCGGTCCCGATCATCACCTCGGTCACCGTCGAGACCACGGGCACGATGCTCATGGGCTCCGAGATCGGGGCGGCCCTGACGACGCTGCAGTCCCTCGGCGTCGACGTCATCGGCCTCAACTGTGCAACCGGGCCGGACCTGATGAGCGAACACCTGCGCGTCCTGGCCCATCACTCCGAGACGCCGCTCGTGTGCATGCCGAACGCGGGCCTGCCCGAGCTGGGCCCGAAAGGTGCGGTCTATCCGCTTCAGCCGGCCGAACTCGCCGCCGCGCACGCGCAGTTCGTCAAGGAGTTCGGTCTCGGTCTGGTCGGCGGCTGTTGCGGCACGACGCCGGAGCATATGCGCCAGGTCGTCGAGGCCGTGCGCGGCCAGCAGCTGCCCGAGCGCACCCCGGAACGGCAGAACGGAGTCGCGTCCCTGTACTCGCACACCGACCTCTCGCAGGAGGCCTCCTACCTGGCGATCGGTGAGCGCACCAACTCCAACGGCTCCAAGGCCTTCCGGGACGCGCTGCTCGAGTCCCGGTGGGATGACATCGTCGACATCGCCCGCGCCCAGACCCGCGAGGGTGCTCACCTGCTCGACGTGTGCGTCGACTACGTGGGCCGCGACGGCGTGACCGACGTGCGCGAGGTCGTCTCGCGGCTCGCAAGCGCGTCGACCCTGCCGCTCGTGATCGACTCGACGGAACCCGAGGTCATCCGGGCCGGCCTCGAGCTGGTCGGCGGCCGCGCCGTCGTGAACTCGGTGAACTTCGAGGACGGCGACGGGCCGGCCTCGCGTTTCCAGCGCATCATGCCGGCGGTCAAGGAGCACGGCGCCGCCGTCATCGCGCTGACGATCGACGAGGAGGGGCAGGCGCGCACGGCCGAGGGCAAGGTGCGCATCGCCTCCCGCCTCATCGATACGCTCGTCGAGCAGTGGGGCATGCGGGTCGACGACATCATCGTCGACGCGCTGACCTTCCCCATCGCGACGGGCCAGGAGGAGACGCGCCGCGACGCGATCGAGACGATCGACGCGATCCGCCAGATCACCGCCCGCTACCCGGGCGTGCACACGACCCTCGGGGTCTCCAACGTGTCCTTCGGCCTGAACCCGGCCGCACGCACCGTGCTGAACTCGGTGTTCCTGCACGAGGCCACGGCCGCCGGTCTCGACTCGGCGATCGTGCACGCGGCGAAGATCCTGCCGCGCACCGCGATCCCCGACGAGCAGTGGCAGGCCGCCGAGAACCTCGTGTGGGACCGGCGGGAGTACGACGACGAGGGGAACCTCACGCACGATCCGCTCTCCCATCTGCTGGAGACGTTCTCGGGCGTCGACTCGGCCGCGCTGCGCGATCAGCGGGCCGCGGAGCTCGAGGCCCTGCCCGTGGGGGAGCGGCTCGAGCGCCGCATCATCGACGGCGCCCGCAAGGGTCTCGAGGCGGACATCGAGACGGCGCTCGCCGACGGGATGGCCGCGCTCGACATCGTGAACACGCACCTGCTCGGCGGCATGAAGGTCGTCGGTGAGCTGTTCGGGTCCGGTGAGATGCAGCTGCCGTTCGTGCTGCAGTCCGCAGAGGTCATGAAGGCCGCCGTCGCGCTGCTCGAGCCGCACATGGAGCGAGTCGAGGGCGAGGAAGACGCCTCGAAGGGCGTGATCGTGCTCGCGACCGTACGCGGGGACGTGCACGACATCGGCAAGAACCTGGTAGACATCATCCTCACCAACAACGGTTACACGGTCATCAACATCGGCATCAAGCAGCCGATCACCGCAATGATCGAGGCGGCCGCGGAGCACAACGCGGACGTCATCGGCATGTCGGGGCTTCTCGTGAAGTCGACTGTCGTGATGAAGGAGAACCTCGAGGAGCTGGCCTCGCGCGGCCTGGCCGAGAAGTGGCCGATCCTGCTCGGCGGTGCCGCTCTGACCCGCACGTTCGTCGAGGACGACCTCGCCTCGCAGTTCCCCGGGGTCGTCCGCTACGCCCGCGACGCGTTCGAGGGCCTGCGCCTCATGGAACCCCTCGTCGCCGTCGCGCGCGGGGCGGATCCGGAGTCCGTGGGGCTGCCCGCACTGAAGAAGCGCCGCCACAACGTGGTGACCGTGACGCAGACCCCGGACGAGGAGCTGCCGGCTCGCTCCGACGTCGTCGCCGACAACCCCGTGCCGACGCCGCCGTTCTGGGGCACGCGCATCGTCAAGGGCATCCAGCTCGCCGACTACGCCGCATTCCTCGACGAGCGGGCCACATTTATGGGCCAGTGGGGGCTCAAGCCCGGCCGCGGTGCCGACGGGGCCTCCTACGAGGAGCTCGTCGAGACGGAGGGACGCCCGCGGCTCGCAGAATGGCTCGAGCGCGTCGCCACGGATCGGATCATGGACCCGACGGTCATCTACGGGTACTTCCCGGCCTGGTCGGAGGGGAACGACGTCGTCATCGCCCACCACGGTGCCACGATGGGCGGCCTCGGCGCGCCCGACGGCGGCTCGGGCGGCGAGCCCGGCACGGAGCGGCTGCGGTTCACGTTCCCCCGGCAGCGCCGCGACCGGCACCTGTGCGTCGCGGACTTCATCCGGCCGCGCGAGTGGGTGGAGGAGACGGGCCAGTTCGACGTCTTCCCGGTCCAGCTCGCGACGGTCGGCGACGACGTCTCCGGGCACACCGCGAAACTGTTCGAGGCCAACCGCTACCGCGAGTACATGGAGCTGCACGGGCTGTCCGTCCAGCTCACGGAGGCGCTTGCGGAGTTCTGGCACTCGCGGGTGCGCGACGAGCTCGGCTTCGCCGGCGAGGACCCGGACGACGTCGACGGCATGTTCAAGCTCGACTACCGGGGCTGCCGGCTCTCGCTCGGCTACCCGGCCTGCCCGGACATGGAGGACCGGCACAAGGTCGTGGAGCTGCTGCGGCCCGAGCGTGTAGGAGTCACGTTGAGCGAGGAACTGCAGCTGCACCCGGAGCAGTCGACGGACGCGTTCGTGCTGCACCACCCGGAGGCCACGTACTTCTCCGTGTAG
- a CDS encoding serine hydrolase domain-containing protein translates to MANRLGQVLEEHVARGTVPGALAAFGTAGGPTEYVAAGDLPLDAIVRIQSMTKPVLAIAALRLVQAGHLDLDDDVAAWLPELANRRVLRTPESPLDDTVPADSPITVRHLLTNTSGYGMMTSPCPLQEAMIANGTQAGQEPLDVGAQAWLDALGQLPLAFQPGTGWRYHHSFGLLGILLGRLVGGSLEEHLRGDVFGPLGMVDTGYAVPPEAAHRLPAAYRHDVGAALVEIEPAGAGFYVAPEPFDLSHSELVSTIRDYAGFARMLAAGGRHEGRAFLEPGLVAAMTADQVPSAAKTPDSFFPGFWEGTGWGFGVSVQTSGPHAGRFGWSGGLGTTMHADPDGSFLVLLTQVEMGPEIMQLFAAVQ, encoded by the coding sequence ATGGCCAACAGACTCGGACAGGTCCTGGAAGAACACGTCGCCCGGGGCACGGTCCCCGGCGCCCTCGCGGCGTTCGGCACCGCCGGCGGTCCCACCGAGTACGTCGCGGCCGGGGACCTGCCGCTCGACGCGATCGTGCGCATCCAGTCGATGACCAAGCCCGTCCTCGCGATCGCCGCGCTGCGGCTGGTCCAGGCCGGGCACCTGGATCTGGACGACGACGTCGCCGCCTGGCTGCCCGAACTCGCGAACCGGCGGGTCCTGCGCACGCCCGAATCTCCCCTCGACGACACCGTCCCCGCGGACAGCCCGATCACCGTCCGGCACCTGCTGACCAACACCTCCGGCTACGGCATGATGACCTCGCCGTGCCCGCTGCAGGAGGCGATGATCGCCAACGGCACCCAGGCCGGCCAGGAACCGCTCGACGTCGGCGCCCAGGCATGGCTGGACGCGCTCGGGCAGCTGCCGCTCGCCTTCCAACCTGGCACCGGCTGGCGGTACCACCACTCCTTCGGCCTGCTCGGCATCCTGCTCGGCCGCCTCGTCGGCGGTTCCCTGGAGGAGCACCTGCGCGGCGACGTGTTCGGTCCGCTCGGCATGGTCGACACCGGCTACGCCGTCCCGCCGGAGGCGGCCCACCGGCTCCCCGCAGCGTACCGGCACGACGTCGGCGCCGCCCTGGTCGAGATCGAACCGGCCGGTGCGGGGTTCTACGTCGCGCCCGAGCCCTTCGACCTCAGCCACTCGGAGCTGGTCTCCACCATCCGCGACTACGCGGGCTTCGCCCGCATGCTCGCCGCCGGCGGCCGCCACGAGGGTCGGGCGTTCCTCGAGCCCGGCCTGGTCGCAGCGATGACCGCCGATCAGGTGCCGTCCGCCGCCAAGACACCGGACAGTTTCTTCCCCGGCTTCTGGGAGGGCACCGGCTGGGGTTTCGGTGTCTCCGTACAGACTTCGGGCCCGCACGCGGGCCGGTTCGGCTGGTCCGGCGGCCTGGGCACCACGATGCACGCCGACCCCGACGGCTCCTTCCTGGTCCTGCTCACGCAGGTGGAGATGGGCCCGGAGATCATGCAGCTGTTCGCCGCGGTGCAGTAG
- a CDS encoding DUF6580 family putative transport protein yields MSPVRPRDLTLQDLAARWWRPVTAVLLVAAAVVWRLVKNDLGAPPNLEFSTFAAFAAAGLLRHRLAALAPLAVVAVSDVVLGNSWIFVFTWSAWLLIGLGALWTRRSTGARRVATSLMFGAGSSIGFYLWTNVGVWLQGRGTFYPAGLDGLLASYAAGLPFLRTMLIGNLVLLPLAAGLLSLVERFERAHAVSTAPVRA; encoded by the coding sequence ATGAGCCCGGTCCGGCCACGCGATCTGACCCTGCAGGACCTCGCGGCCCGCTGGTGGCGCCCCGTCACCGCGGTGCTGCTCGTCGCCGCGGCTGTCGTCTGGCGGCTCGTCAAGAACGACCTCGGCGCCCCACCGAATCTCGAGTTCTCGACCTTCGCCGCGTTCGCTGCGGCGGGCCTGCTGCGGCATCGGCTGGCGGCGCTCGCGCCCCTGGCGGTCGTCGCGGTGAGCGACGTCGTGCTGGGCAACTCGTGGATCTTCGTGTTCACGTGGTCCGCGTGGCTGCTCATCGGCCTCGGGGCCCTGTGGACGCGGCGCAGCACGGGCGCGCGCCGCGTGGCGACGTCGCTCATGTTCGGAGCGGGGAGTTCGATCGGGTTCTACCTGTGGACCAACGTCGGCGTCTGGCTGCAGGGCCGCGGGACCTTCTACCCGGCCGGGCTCGACGGGCTGCTCGCCAGCTACGCCGCGGGCCTGCCGTTCCTGCGCACGATGCTGATCGGCAATCTGGTGCTCCTGCCCCTCGCGGCCGGCCTGCTCTCGCTCGTCGAACGATTCGAGCGCGCGCACGCGGTCAGCACCGCCCCCGTCCGCGCGTAG
- a CDS encoding DUF4430 domain-containing protein, with protein MTTDFRTIPKSHAAALAAGLLSLALLTGCSGGTGDPGTTTSPAASETATAPASESASETFTYEGEDGKTVLELLLENDPEAEVSGEGEMAFVTGIDGRAVDADANEFWALYVDGEFAQEGAGTLETEDGQEIEWKLDTFE; from the coding sequence GTGACCACAGACTTCCGCACGATCCCGAAGAGCCATGCCGCCGCTCTGGCCGCAGGCCTCCTGTCCCTCGCCCTCCTGACCGGCTGCTCCGGCGGGACCGGCGACCCCGGAACCACGACGTCGCCCGCGGCGTCGGAAACCGCCACCGCGCCCGCCAGCGAAAGCGCCAGCGAGACCTTCACCTACGAGGGCGAGGACGGGAAGACCGTGCTCGAGCTCCTGCTGGAGAACGACCCCGAGGCGGAGGTCTCGGGTGAAGGCGAGATGGCGTTCGTGACCGGCATCGACGGCCGGGCGGTGGACGCGGACGCGAACGAGTTCTGGGCCCTCTACGTCGACGGCGAGTTCGCCCAGGAGGGCGCCGGCACGCTCGAAACCGAGGACGGCCAGGAGATCGAGTGGAAGCTGGACACGTTCGAATGA